A window of Lytechinus pictus isolate F3 Inbred chromosome 7, Lp3.0, whole genome shotgun sequence contains these coding sequences:
- the LOC129264950 gene encoding serine/arginine repetitive matrix protein 2-like: MRRGYSRPPMGRGYAGGRGRGFEQHRGGFRGGASRPTGIDSHSGAGGAQQRGRGSSGYIPDTGPLPSSGMNDTRPSDPRNRARIMGENEIPQMGPDFSGTGSVQDMNRNVGNYSTSAMYVGQRQSAEFVEQGQMHMHSHRPAGHGFTQIAGTTGSGQSGVGNYPSQYHAVQGPGDGRFERESYMERERRQGPGQRDYYPDMGRSDRYKSDFKSPNESSPEYFSTNYPTTELEEEEYRMYQTRETDDRGNREGSPEPFQEDEFEYECENPDSQSGNKRESQSDIDLSPDRSGRRSNMSDIELTPNERGREKNLSDIDLSPDHDPKVIKNEAQGSIQGPRSSSRDLQDRKMDQMSSLREERDPHRSGSALQRDTERGFERMQRLGPTYGERSMMEDARERESRSRSSSLPRDQQAPDLKGREPNATDVEMMMKQEDPKTSLVITVTNDQCPEKDGPHSAIDRLGPAVPQTKDAAERLGPPVSAPADRLGPPVPSALGAAANRLGPSVVAPAERLGPSVAAPQERLGPSPNVPTDRLGRPLETPAADKQAFAPKAHASAAAASKRSRTKDKLHAIADEDFDLYADIPPPENEEEKIPVNEPKQDLVITFQAQDKPAPVTTAAPKMFPAAHVMTGPTVHAHPEAMPKEVDPHSEQSSGKSQDASEPGNEVPAVSVVTIPKSKWDSDDEGSDKHLILVPKSAKMPEPKAEIVKTVKKRDPSLHMGQIVKDVKYNKTDTAKLQGLIGETKSKEESKDKSKSDDKQNKSETKKKGKPKRRNRSLSPSRSRSRSRERGKREKHGKDRHRRDQSDSREKRRKDSRSNSRERRRRRSRSASRERGYYRPTLSFRGGRGGTYLDGRRKYQRDYRHDRRRSRSRSRSRERRQSRHDKRRSRSRSSSYSSYSSSSSGSSSSYSSSRSSSRSKSPEKSKKKVKDTKSKGDGKSTQKEVGKATSGEVPAEKVESEPLKVQAEKTYDIFTGKHVEEEPPKPGKKGDTFAKAGGLPDPLGLKQLTKPMKSKVYSGPIYDMPPLTVTASTEPETKLTAPLPLAAAKPLKSILKKKKMDLDVKAEEPTASDAPDPQGPAVAASAQPAPSVSGPDLAQLSSVLANLVPQGDQTSQSLATLLSAISAQQQQKQEQEQQQLLLQQQQQQNLIQQQLQQQLFLQQQQQQQQSLGFFNSQNTSIPGLGNQLEFPVGAQGLFAHGAIGGQQSSIPGLDVGYHNPQVLGAGGIMTSSVTGLGGIPSAAMNSSIPGLGDTSHQNTQPQASQQPNQNLATILQQSGLKMTPELSAVLGKKQPDQSSEGFSGQSAFQSGAMPSPHIPFLSGTTAATEEEDSFLYGEPQQSSQYANPNQYMNQSQQAAFQTQEQLYSGQVQASAPDEYIPEAKPVTTQAGSSVDSNHIQKILSAIGFDFDMAKKVELEKKLGIHENKTQPKSVEQLVPKSDYEQVSEYVSAQRIQAQQSQTLHAAKNEGATIASTSSEYKMDGLNQTASFLDTGLQVPPVSTAEDKSTKKLSKKKKKKAEKKKLKEEKAALKMKSSESEKRPTKKGLKDDLEQKERRKGGSKSPLTEPVSDEELAHDTPKKHQQYAELANIKIKVAQTPSSSRSESKRRIVLLPDTQEDDPEEQEGKRHVTREPAGGKWSAQEKPYQEGDYYKPQSWEMAERRRIEEQIRMEMQIKEEKEKEKRRKEMLKKEQEWLMREVALKTMEEKIRREEEKLLQVKEINKRQEEKIRREEEKLIHDWELMRRQEAKRLDAEKSGEARRQQKLREEKDKIQKKLVLLQRALESLRKQQGDLMRRMKHSKEGHKDPQIAHNSKLQQEISDQIRSLRKAYADVGTKGYDRDAEKSGSESRDGKEQRSLSTDRSSSGRDDRDGEREKSSSHRSKRSSADYKEEREREKEKEKESKARFQFTYFDDGDHWCKVCLKALRNLNEFFIHLHSKKHMKLIDAMDRPWMSSEAKSEKSGGSTEGLIPAPIKGAEFMMPVNGYYCRLCKVFSGDGIAGMEHMKGHSHNFAYQKLLDENKHYEKQLELEKAASSTNAPIFTKEEGDREEKGNKRKAEEVPEDKQSKQIKTEVTDVKVSAKQSGGFGKFKFNKEQEPSEEAAKEAAPEAPLELRKETTQGSSDAPAKKDPNKLSIKIGSKRLIPTTLLRGKSAQGTPTTPTAEGATAATTTESEPTVTIRNRSTRSSTLAQRPQPMIGKRPTRRSRDQPKEPPAEEKTMSSLDDFLQGTSGEALPVISDDKEVKEESPVKNPEGKKEEVFVLKEDDIASAFKGLEEMEFIQIDEASDDEAIENPEVPGGEADEEASSLPVPIPPPPADN; encoded by the exons ATGAGAAGAGGATATTCTAGACCGCCCATGGGGCGAGGATATGCTGGAGGACGTGGAAGGGGATTCGAGCAACATCGTGGTGGATTTCGAGGAGGTGCGTCTAGGCCGACGGGCATTGACAGCCATAGTGGAGCAGGTGGAGCTCAACAACGTGGACGTGGGAGTAGCGGCTACATACCGGACACCGGACCGCTACCGTCATCAGGCATGAACGATACGCGTCCTTCAGATCCGCGGAACAGAGCGCGGATAATGGGTGAAAATGAAATTCCACAAATGGGACCTGACTTTAGTGGGACTGGGAGTGTACAGGATATGAATAGAAATGTaggaaattattctacaagtgcAATGTATGTAGGCCAAAGGCAAAGTGCAGAATTTGTAGAACAAGGACAAATGCATATGCACAGTCACAGGCCAGCAGGACATGGTTTTACACAAATTGCAGGGACGACAGGGTCTGGGCAAAGTGGGGTAGGGAATTATCCAAGCCAGTACCATGCTGTGCAAGGGCCAGGTGATGGCAGGTTTGAAAGGGAAAGTTAcatggaaagagaaagaaggcaGGGCCCAGGGCAAAGAGATTATTATCCAGATATGGGAAGGTCCGACAGATACAAATCAGATTTTAAGAGCCCTAATGAAAGCAGTCCAGAGTATTTTTCAACAAATTATCCAACAACCGAGTTGGAAGAGGAAGAATATAGAATGTATCAAACAAGGGAAACAGATGATAGGGGGAATAGAGAAGGAAGTCCGGAACCATTCCAAGAAGATGAATTTGAATACGAATGTGAGAATCCTGATTCTCAATCCGGTAATAAACGAGAATCACAATCCGATATAGATCTTAGCCCTGATCGCAGTGGCCGTAGGAGCAACATGTCTGATATCGAATTGACCCCCAATGAAAGGGGTCGTGAGAAAAACCTTTCTGATATTGATTTAAGCCCTGACCATGATCCAAAAGTTATTAAGAATGAAGCTCAAGGGAGTATTCAAGGCCCAAGATCAAGTAGTAGGGACTTGCAAGATAGGAAAATGGATCAAATGTCTAGTCTAAGAGAGGAACGGGATCCACATAGGAGTGGGTCTGCACTTCAAAGAGATACTGAAAGAGGGTTTGAAAGAATGCAGAGGCTTGGACCTACATATGGAGAGAGATCTATGATGGAAGATGCCAGAGAACGTGAATCTAGGTCAAGAAGTTCCTCACTTCCAAGAGATCAGCAAGCACCTGATCTCAAAGGACGGGAGCCCAATGCGACAGATGTG gagatgatgatgaaacaGGAAGATCCAAAAACTTCACTTGTCATAACTGTGACCAATGACCAATGCCCAGAGAAGGATGGTCCCCATTCTGCTATTGACCGTCTTGGACCAGCAGTCCCTCAGACGAAGGATGCAGCAGAAAGACTTGGACCACCTGTCTCTGCTCCTGCAGATCGTCTTGGACCACCTGTCCCTTCTGCTCTGGGTGCTGCTGCTAATCGTCTTGGTCCTTCTGTGGTAGCTCCTGCAGAAAGGCTTGGGCCATCAGTAGCTGCCCCCCAAGAGCGATTGGGTCCTTCACCTAATGTACCTACTGATCGTTTGGGCCGTCCTCTGGAGACGCCTGCTGCAGATAAGCAAGCATTTGCTCCTAAGGCTCACGCTTCAGCAGCAGCTGCCTCAAAAAGGTCAAGGACGAAAGACAAGCTACATGCCATAGCTGATGAAGACTTTGATCTTTATGCTGATATTCCACCACCAgagaatgaagaagaaaa AATCCCAGTGAATGAGCCAAAACAGGATCTTGTCATCACCTTTCAAGCACAAGACAAACCTGCACCTGTTACAACTGCAGCTCCAAAAATGTTTCCGGCAGCTCATGTCATGACTGGTCCAACTGTTCATGCTCATCCAGAAGCAATGCCAAAGGAAGTGGACCCACATAGCGAACAAAGCAGTGGGAAGTCGCAAGATGCCTCTGAACCAGGAAATGAAGTTCCAGCAGTGTCTGTTGTAACTATTCCTAAGTCCAAATGGGACAGTGATGATGAAGGTTCCGATAAACATCTTATTTTGGTACCAAAATCTGCCAAAATGCCCGAACCGAAAGCTGAGATTGTAAAGACTGTCAAAAAGAGAGACCCATCTTTACATATGGGACAGATTGTTAAGGATGTAAAGTACAATAAAACTGACACagctaaattacagggattgaTAGGTGAAACTAAGTCAAAGGAAGAATCAAAAGACAAATCTAAATCTGacgataaacaaaataaatcagaaacaaagaaaaagggcAAACCCAAAAGACGAAATAGAAGCCTGAGTccaagtagaagtagaagtagaagcagggaaagaggaaagagagaaaaacatgGGAAAGATCGGCACAGAAGAGATCAATCAGATAGTagagagaaaagaaggaaagattcTAGATCAAATAgcagagagagaagaagaagaagatctaGGTCAGCTAGTAGAGAGAGGGGTTATTACAGACCAACACTTTCATTCAGGGGAGGTAGAGGGGGAACCTACCTAGATGGTAGAAGGAAATATCAAAGAGATTATAGACATGATAGGAGAAGAAGTAGATCAAGGTCTAGGTCGAGAGAAAGGCGCCAATCAAGGCATGATAAACGCAGAAGTAGAAGTAGATCCAGTTCGTATTCTTCATATAGTAGCAGCAGCTCAGGGTCAAGCTCTAGCTACAGTTCCTCAAGGTCTTCAAGTAGGAGCAAGTCTCCTgagaaaagtaaaaagaaagtgaaagataCCAAGTCAAAGGGTGATGGTAAAAGTACTCAGAAGGAAGTTGGAAAGGCAACATCTGGTGAAGTACCAGCTGAAAAAGTTGAGTCTGAACCACTTAAAGTACAAGCAGAGAAAACATATGATATATTCACTGGAAAGCATGTTGAAGAGGAACCTCCTAAGCCGGGTAAAAAAGGAGATACTTTTGCAAAAGCTGGCGGGCTGCCTGATCCGCTTGGATTAAAGCAACTGACAAAACCAATGAAAAGCAAGGTGTATTCTGGACCAATCTATGATATGCCCCCATTGACAGTAACTGCCTCAACTGAACCAGAGACGAAACTAACAGCCCCTTTGCCTCTTGCTGCTGCAAAACCtctgaaatcaattttgaagaagaagaaaatggatTTGGATGTAAAAGCAGAAGAGCCCACAGCAAGTGATGCTCCAGACCCACAGGGACCAGCAGTAGCAGCAAGTGCACAACCTGCCCCAAGTGTTAGTGGTCCTGATTTGGCTCAATTGTCATCAGTACTAGCTAATCTCGTTCCTCAAGGTGACCAGACCTCTCAGTCCTTAGCAACTCTCCTCTCTGCAATTAGTGCTCAACAACAGCAGAAACAAGAGCAAGAACAACAGCAACTGTTGctgcagcagcagcaacaacaaaacCTTATTCAACAACAGCTCCAACAACAACTATTTCttcagcaacagcagcagcaacaacaaagTTTGGGATTTTTCAACTCACAAAATACTTCTATTCCTGGTCTGGGAAATCAACTTGAGTTCCCTGTAGGTGCCCAAGGCCTATTTGCTCATGGTGCTATTGGAGGACAACAATCCTCCATACCTGGTCTTGATGTAGGCTATCACAACCCGCAAGTACTTGGAGCTGGAGGGATAATGACTTCATCTGTTACTGGTCTTGGAGGTATACCTTCAGCGGCCATGAATTCCTCAATCCCAGGACTTGGAGATACTTCCCATCAGAACACACAGCCACAAGCATCCCAACAACCTAATCAGAATCTAGCAACCATTCTCCAGCAGTCTGGTCTGAAGATGACACCCGAGTTGTCAGCTGTACTTGGAAAGAAACAGCCAGATCAGTCTTCTGAAGGATTCAGTGGCCAGTCAGCATTCCAGAGTGGGGCAATGCCATCTCCACATATTCCGTTCCTGTCAGGGACAACAGCAGCTACAGAAGAAGAGGATAGCTTCTTATATGGTGAACCTCAGCAGAGTTCACAATATGCCAATCCAAATCAATACATGAACCAAAGTCAACAAGCTGCATTCCAAACTCAAGAGCAGCTCTACTCAGGACAAGTACAAGCATCTGCACCAGATGAATATATCCCAGAAGCTAAACCTGTAACAACTCAAGCAGGCTCTTCTGTAGATTCTAATCATATCCAAAAAATTCTCTCTGCTATTGGCTTTGACTTTGACATGGCCAAAAAggttgaacttgaaaaaaaattgggaattcatgaaaataaaactcAGCCAAAATCTGTAGAACAGCTAGTGCCAAAGAGTGATTACGAACAAGTATCAGAGTATGTTAGTGCACAGCGAATTCAAGCTCAGCAAAGTCAAACTTTGCACGCAGCAAAAAATGAAGGTGCCACTATTGCTTCAACTTCTTCTGAATACAAGATGGATGGTTTGAATCAAACTGCTTCTTTCCTTGATACTGGACTACAAGTGCCGCCAGTCAGCACTGCTGAGGACAAGTCTACTAAAAAACtaagtaagaaaaagaaaaagaaagcagAAAAGAAAAAGCTGAAGGAAGAGAAAGCTGCTTTAAAAATGAAGTCTTCTGAAAGTGAAAAACGGCCAACAAAGAAGGGACTCAAAGATGACCTGGaacagaaggaaagaagaaaaggtgGCTCTAAGAGTCCTTTAACGGAGCCTGTGAGTGATGAAGAGCTCGCTCATGATACACCTAAGAAGCATCAGCAGTATGCGGAACTTGCCAATATCAAGATAAAAGTTGCCCAAACACCATCTTCATCAAGATCAGAGTCAAAAAGAAGGATAGTGTTGCTTCCTGATACACAAGAAGATGACCCTGAGGAACAGGAAGGAAAGAGACATGTCACCAGAGAACCAGCTGGTGGGAAATGGTCGGCACAGGAGAAGCCTTATCAAGAAGGAGATTACTACAAGCCTCAAAGTTGGGAGATGGCAGAGCGTAGACGAATAGAGGAACAGATAAGGATGGAAATGCaaataaaagaagagaaagagaaggagaaaaggagaaaggagaTGCTGAAGAAAGAACAAGAGTGGCTGATGAGAGAGGTTGCCTTGAAGACAATGGAAGAAAAGATAAGGAGGGAAGAAGAAAAGCTACTGCAGGTCAAGGAAATAAATAAGCGTCAGGAAGAGAAAATACGAAGGGAGGAAGAAAAGCTCATACATGATTGGGAATTAATGAGGAGACAGGAGGCAAAGAGACTGGATGCAGAAAAGTCTGGTGAAGCACGCAGACAACAGAAGctaagagaagaaaaagacaagaTCCAGAAGAAGTTGGTACTTCTCCAGAGAGCGCTTGAATCATTGAGGAAGCAGCAAGGAGACCTGATGAGGCGCATGAAGCACTCAAAGGAGGGACACAAAGATCCCCAGATTGCGCACAACAGCAAACTACAACAAGAGATTTCCGACCAGATCAGATCTCTGAGGAAGGCCTATGCAGATGTTGGAACCAAAGGATATGACAGGGATGCTGAGAAAAGTGGATCAGAAAGCCGCGACGGAAAGGAACAGCGAAGCTTGTCTACAGACAGATCAAGCTCAGGCAGAGATGACAGAGACGGGGAGAGAGAAAAG AGTTCATCTCATCGCAGCAAGCGGAGCTCAGCTGACTATAAGGAAGAGAGGGAAcgggagaaagagaaggaaaaggagagcAAGGCTCGGTTCCAGTTCACCTACTTTGATGATGGAGACCATTGGTGTAAAGTTTGCCTGAAGGCGTTGCGAAATCTGAACGAGTTCTTCATTCATCTTCACTCAAAGAAGCATATGAAG TTGATTGATGCTATGGATAGACCATGGATGTCAAGTGAGGCCAAATCTGAGAAATCTGGAGGATCAACAGAAGGTCTCATCCCTGCACCTATAAAAG gaGCCGAGTTCATGATGCCAGTGAATGGATATTACTGTCGTCTTTGTAAGGTTTTCTCCGGTGATGGTATTGCTGGGATGGAACACATGAAGGGCCACAGTCACAATTTTGCATATCAG AAACTGTTGGATGAGAACAAGCATTATGAGAAGCAATTAGAGCTGGAGAAAGCTGCATCTTCAACCAATGCACCAATCTTCACCAAGGAAGAAGGTGACAGGGAGGAGAAAGGAAACAAACGAAAAGCCGAAGAGGTACCTGAAGACAAACAGAGCAAGCAGATAAAGACTGAAGTTACAGATGTCAAGGTTTCAGCAAAACAGTCTGGTGGATTCGGAAAGTTCAAGTTTAACAAGGAGCAGGAGCCTTCTGAAGAAGCTGCTAAAGAAGCTGCCCCAGAAGCACCCTTGGAGCTGAGGAAGGAAACAACTCAAGGAAGCAGTGATGCTCCTGCAAAGAAGGATCCCAACAAACTGAGCATCAAGATTGGTTCCAAACGCTTGATTCCAACCACTTTACTACGTGGCAAATCCGCTCAAGGGACACCTACAACTCCTACTGCTGAAGGTGCTACAGCTGCGACTACTACTGAGTCTGAACCTACTGTAACCATTAGAAACAGGTCAACAAGATCATCAACTTTGGCCCAGAGACCACAACCCATGATTGGTAAAAGACCAACCCGCAGATCCAGAGATCAACCCAAAGAGCCTCCTGCAGAAGAAAAAACGATGTCTTCCTTGGATGATTTCCTCCAAGGTACTAGTGGAGAAGCACTTCCTGTAATAAGTGATGATAAGGAAGTCAAGGAAGAAAGTCCAGTGAAGAATCCAGAAGGGAAGAAGGAGGAAGTATTTGTTTTGAAGGAGGATGACATTGCCAGTGCGTTCAAAGGATTAGAAGAGATGGAGTTCATTCAGATTGATGAAGCGTCTGATGATGAGGCGATAGAGAATCCAGAAGTACCAGGAGGTGAAGCAGATGAGGAAGCCAGCAGCTTACCAGTTCCAATACCACCACCACCTGCAGATAATTAA